A window of the Megalopta genalis isolate 19385.01 chromosome 2, iyMegGena1_principal, whole genome shotgun sequence genome harbors these coding sequences:
- the mxt gene encoding eukaryotic translation initiation factor mextil isoform X1, translating to MAATQLNRARTIKKIEKPRPLKRNMTMEDIVSLIDNVATRLTNVFHDQTLQMSVVTMCNHLKLYAHQLEAIYKDQLDRAFVAIRNGSQDEKLDLTTRVHLLELIELRAKQWRHTDSMDVYYTQKLSHLDNAEAVPDTPTSVLLSPLAVSSPIAAPILGPGEVIKNSGKFVKPTRIPGKNYCKDEVVIRNSDSGKVMGIKGRRVHMIEELSQTIISFQRVNPGAKERLVQITGTSEDKIYYAKDLIKDTIQRNASPVRLEQGGGEKGAMGGSSSSLNSSASDESNRLQHQQQNSRVRSLLHSFSTNDASIGEYKYTVTVGNQSLKITGSNLDLVRTAKLVLDEYFLGDSENFTSGIEYFFEEEPAYSVSSSNLQKTSLIPSNIHDMNRELIMDSSATSESEEIYKPLIISEANPSTQEVPEVRELTYEFLLLCSTGPYAKRPPADWARIQKECPNIVRKAPIRWFEPEAYKAKVAAAGLVTVLPIGEGETDPE from the exons ATGGCCGCTACGCAACTGAACAGGGCTCGAACTataaagaaaatcgaaaaaCCTCGGCCGCTGAAGCGGAATATGACTA TGGAGGACATAGTTTCCTTAATCGACAATGTTGCAACGCGACTAACCAATGTCTTCCATGACCAAACGCTACAAATGAGTGTAGTTACAATGTGTAATCATCTGAAACTCTATGCCCATCAATTAGAAGCTATTTACAAAG ATCAGCTGGATAGAGCTTTTGTGGCAATTAGGAATGGAAGTCAGGACGAAAAATTAGATCTCACGACTAGGGTTCACCTGCTGGAACTAATAGAACTAAGAGCTAAGCAATGGCGTCACACCGATTCCATGGATGTGTATTATACGCAAAAACTATCACATTTGGACAAT GCAGAAGCAGTTCCCGACACACCTACAAGCGTATTATTGTCACCTCTGGCAGTGTCTTCACCTATTGCAGCACCTATCTTAGGCCCTGGTGAAGTCATAAAGAATAGTGGCAAATTCGTTAAACCAACACGTATTCCTGGAAAGAACTACTGCAAAGATGAAGTCGTTATACGTAACAGCGATTCTGGCAAAG TGATGGGAATAAAAGGGCGGCGGGTTCACATGATCGAAGAACTCAGCCAGACAATCATCTCCTTCCAGCGag TAAACCCTGGAGCCAAAGaacgacttgtccaaatcacgGGTACTTCCGAGGACAAGATATA TTATGCGAAGGACTTGATAAAAGATACGATTCAACGAAATGCATCACCGGTGAGATTGGAGCAAGGTGGAGGAGAAAAGGGAGCTATGGGAGGTTCGAGTTCTTCGTTAAATAGCAGTGCATCAGATGAAAGCAACCGATTGCAACATCAGCAACAAAACTCTCGCGTACGTTCGCTCCTCCACAGCTTCTCCACCAACGACGCCAGTATAGGCGAATATAAATACACAGTTACAGTTGGTAACCAATCCTTGAAGATTACAGGAAGTAATCTGGATCTTGTTAGG ACTGCTAAGCTGGTTTTGGATGAATATTTCTTGGGAGATTCTGAAAATTTCACGAGCGGTATAGAATACTTTTTTGAAGAAGAGCCTGCTTATTCTGTCTCGTCTTCCAACTTGCAAAAAACATCGTTGATACCAAGTAATATCCATGATATGAACCGAGAATTGATTATGGACAGTTCAGCCACTTCTGAAAGCGAAGAAATATATAAGCCACTAATAATTTCCGAAGCAAATCCTTCGACTCAGGAAG TTCCAGAAGTCAGAGAACTCACGTACGAGTTTCTATTGCTGTGTTCAACAGGTCCTTACGCTAAACGACCGCCTGCGGATTGGGCTCGAATTCAAAAGGAATGTCCCAACATTGTTCGCAAG GCACCGATTCGCTGGTTCGAACCGGAAGCATATAAAGCTAAAGTAGCAGCTGCTGGCCTTGTTACGGTATTGCCAATTGGAGAAGGGGAAACCGATCCAGAATGA
- the mxt gene encoding eukaryotic translation initiation factor mextil isoform X2 has product MAATQLNRARTIKKIEKPRPLKRNMTMEDIVSLIDNVATRLTNVFHDQTLQMSVVTMCNHLKLYAHQLEAIYKDQLDRAFVAIRNGSQDEKLDLTTRVHLLELIELRAKQWRHTDSMDVYYTQKLSHLDNAEAVPDTPTSVLLSPLAVSSPIAAPILGPGEVIKNSGKFVKPTRIPGKNYCKDEVVIRNSDSGKVMGIKGRRVHMIEELSQTIISFQRVNPGAKERLVQITGTSEDKIYYAKDLIKDTIQRNASPVRLEQGGGEKGAMGGSSSSLNSSASDESNRLQHQQQNSRVRSLLHSFSTNDASIGEYKYTVTVGNQSLKITGSNLDLVRTAKLVLDEYFLGDSENFTSGIEYFFEEEPAYSVSSSNLQKTSLIPSNIHDMNRELIMDSSATSESEEIYKPLIISEANPSTQEVPEVRELTYEFLLLCSTGPYAKRPPADWARIQKECPNIVRKHAACNIAPRHRFAGSNRKHIKLK; this is encoded by the exons ATGGCCGCTACGCAACTGAACAGGGCTCGAACTataaagaaaatcgaaaaaCCTCGGCCGCTGAAGCGGAATATGACTA TGGAGGACATAGTTTCCTTAATCGACAATGTTGCAACGCGACTAACCAATGTCTTCCATGACCAAACGCTACAAATGAGTGTAGTTACAATGTGTAATCATCTGAAACTCTATGCCCATCAATTAGAAGCTATTTACAAAG ATCAGCTGGATAGAGCTTTTGTGGCAATTAGGAATGGAAGTCAGGACGAAAAATTAGATCTCACGACTAGGGTTCACCTGCTGGAACTAATAGAACTAAGAGCTAAGCAATGGCGTCACACCGATTCCATGGATGTGTATTATACGCAAAAACTATCACATTTGGACAAT GCAGAAGCAGTTCCCGACACACCTACAAGCGTATTATTGTCACCTCTGGCAGTGTCTTCACCTATTGCAGCACCTATCTTAGGCCCTGGTGAAGTCATAAAGAATAGTGGCAAATTCGTTAAACCAACACGTATTCCTGGAAAGAACTACTGCAAAGATGAAGTCGTTATACGTAACAGCGATTCTGGCAAAG TGATGGGAATAAAAGGGCGGCGGGTTCACATGATCGAAGAACTCAGCCAGACAATCATCTCCTTCCAGCGag TAAACCCTGGAGCCAAAGaacgacttgtccaaatcacgGGTACTTCCGAGGACAAGATATA TTATGCGAAGGACTTGATAAAAGATACGATTCAACGAAATGCATCACCGGTGAGATTGGAGCAAGGTGGAGGAGAAAAGGGAGCTATGGGAGGTTCGAGTTCTTCGTTAAATAGCAGTGCATCAGATGAAAGCAACCGATTGCAACATCAGCAACAAAACTCTCGCGTACGTTCGCTCCTCCACAGCTTCTCCACCAACGACGCCAGTATAGGCGAATATAAATACACAGTTACAGTTGGTAACCAATCCTTGAAGATTACAGGAAGTAATCTGGATCTTGTTAGG ACTGCTAAGCTGGTTTTGGATGAATATTTCTTGGGAGATTCTGAAAATTTCACGAGCGGTATAGAATACTTTTTTGAAGAAGAGCCTGCTTATTCTGTCTCGTCTTCCAACTTGCAAAAAACATCGTTGATACCAAGTAATATCCATGATATGAACCGAGAATTGATTATGGACAGTTCAGCCACTTCTGAAAGCGAAGAAATATATAAGCCACTAATAATTTCCGAAGCAAATCCTTCGACTCAGGAAG TTCCAGAAGTCAGAGAACTCACGTACGAGTTTCTATTGCTGTGTTCAACAGGTCCTTACGCTAAACGACCGCCTGCGGATTGGGCTCGAATTCAAAAGGAATGTCCCAACATTGTTCGCAAG CATGCTGCTTGTAACATCGCACCAAG GCACCGATTCGCTGGTTCGAACCGGAAGCATATAAAGCTAAAGTAG
- the mxt gene encoding eukaryotic translation initiation factor mextil isoform X3, giving the protein MAATQLNRARTIKKIEKPRPLKRNMTMEDIVSLIDNVATRLTNVFHDQTLQMSVVTMCNHLKLYAHQLEAIYKDQLDRAFVAIRNGSQDEKLDLTTRVHLLELIELRAKQWRHTDSMDVYYTQKLSHLDNAEAVPDTPTSVLLSPLAVSSPIAAPILGPGEVIKNSGKFVKPTRIPGKNYCKDEVVIRNSDSGKVNPGAKERLVQITGTSEDKIYYAKDLIKDTIQRNASPVRLEQGGGEKGAMGGSSSSLNSSASDESNRLQHQQQNSRVRSLLHSFSTNDASIGEYKYTVTVGNQSLKITGSNLDLVRTAKLVLDEYFLGDSENFTSGIEYFFEEEPAYSVSSSNLQKTSLIPSNIHDMNRELIMDSSATSESEEIYKPLIISEANPSTQEVPEVRELTYEFLLLCSTGPYAKRPPADWARIQKECPNIVRKAPIRWFEPEAYKAKVAAAGLVTVLPIGEGETDPE; this is encoded by the exons ATGGCCGCTACGCAACTGAACAGGGCTCGAACTataaagaaaatcgaaaaaCCTCGGCCGCTGAAGCGGAATATGACTA TGGAGGACATAGTTTCCTTAATCGACAATGTTGCAACGCGACTAACCAATGTCTTCCATGACCAAACGCTACAAATGAGTGTAGTTACAATGTGTAATCATCTGAAACTCTATGCCCATCAATTAGAAGCTATTTACAAAG ATCAGCTGGATAGAGCTTTTGTGGCAATTAGGAATGGAAGTCAGGACGAAAAATTAGATCTCACGACTAGGGTTCACCTGCTGGAACTAATAGAACTAAGAGCTAAGCAATGGCGTCACACCGATTCCATGGATGTGTATTATACGCAAAAACTATCACATTTGGACAAT GCAGAAGCAGTTCCCGACACACCTACAAGCGTATTATTGTCACCTCTGGCAGTGTCTTCACCTATTGCAGCACCTATCTTAGGCCCTGGTGAAGTCATAAAGAATAGTGGCAAATTCGTTAAACCAACACGTATTCCTGGAAAGAACTACTGCAAAGATGAAGTCGTTATACGTAACAGCGATTCTGGCAAAG TAAACCCTGGAGCCAAAGaacgacttgtccaaatcacgGGTACTTCCGAGGACAAGATATA TTATGCGAAGGACTTGATAAAAGATACGATTCAACGAAATGCATCACCGGTGAGATTGGAGCAAGGTGGAGGAGAAAAGGGAGCTATGGGAGGTTCGAGTTCTTCGTTAAATAGCAGTGCATCAGATGAAAGCAACCGATTGCAACATCAGCAACAAAACTCTCGCGTACGTTCGCTCCTCCACAGCTTCTCCACCAACGACGCCAGTATAGGCGAATATAAATACACAGTTACAGTTGGTAACCAATCCTTGAAGATTACAGGAAGTAATCTGGATCTTGTTAGG ACTGCTAAGCTGGTTTTGGATGAATATTTCTTGGGAGATTCTGAAAATTTCACGAGCGGTATAGAATACTTTTTTGAAGAAGAGCCTGCTTATTCTGTCTCGTCTTCCAACTTGCAAAAAACATCGTTGATACCAAGTAATATCCATGATATGAACCGAGAATTGATTATGGACAGTTCAGCCACTTCTGAAAGCGAAGAAATATATAAGCCACTAATAATTTCCGAAGCAAATCCTTCGACTCAGGAAG TTCCAGAAGTCAGAGAACTCACGTACGAGTTTCTATTGCTGTGTTCAACAGGTCCTTACGCTAAACGACCGCCTGCGGATTGGGCTCGAATTCAAAAGGAATGTCCCAACATTGTTCGCAAG GCACCGATTCGCTGGTTCGAACCGGAAGCATATAAAGCTAAAGTAGCAGCTGCTGGCCTTGTTACGGTATTGCCAATTGGAGAAGGGGAAACCGATCCAGAATGA